From Corynebacterium sp. BD556, the proteins below share one genomic window:
- a CDS encoding DUF2469 domain-containing protein, with product MSAEDLDNYEAEVELSLYREYRDVVSQFSYVVETDRRFYLANAVELIPHTEGKDVYYEVRMSDCWVWDMYRAVRFVRYVRVITYKDVNIEELDKPDLTFPER from the coding sequence ATGAGCGCTGAAGATCTGGACAACTACGAGGCAGAAGTCGAGCTCTCCCTCTACCGCGAATACCGCGATGTGGTCAGCCAATTCTCCTACGTAGTCGAGACAGACAGGCGCTTCTACCTGGCCAACGCGGTTGAACTTATCCCACACACCGAAGGCAAAGACGTCTACTACGAAGTGCGGATGTCCGACTGCTGGGTGTGGGATATGTACCGTGCCGTGCGCTTCGTTCGCTACGTGCGCGTCATTACCTACAAAGACGTCAACATCGAAGAATTGGACAAGCCGGATCTGACCTTCCCGGAGCGTTAG
- a CDS encoding ribonuclease HII, translating to MPRRLKQLRTHEVALHKAGLGPVAGVDEAGRGACFGPVTVAACVLPSQPIPALDGIDDSKKLTASRRESLFGAIVDCALAWSVVHVPAQVIDRRGIQAANLDGARRAVAKLAAPPGYVLVDAFRIPGLTVAQLPIIGGDSTARCIAAASILAKVSRDRLITKMARQFPDYGLEKHKGYATAAHMDAVRRHGASREHRYSYANVRSAHEHFERSP from the coding sequence GTGCCAAGGCGGCTTAAACAGTTGCGCACCCACGAGGTCGCACTGCACAAAGCAGGGCTCGGCCCAGTGGCAGGCGTTGACGAGGCCGGACGCGGGGCATGTTTCGGGCCGGTGACTGTCGCCGCGTGCGTCCTGCCATCACAACCTATCCCGGCCCTCGACGGGATCGACGATTCCAAAAAGCTCACCGCCTCACGCAGGGAGTCGCTCTTTGGTGCCATCGTCGATTGTGCCCTGGCCTGGTCGGTGGTCCATGTTCCCGCCCAGGTAATCGACCGCCGGGGGATACAGGCGGCGAACTTAGATGGGGCACGAAGGGCCGTCGCCAAGCTTGCAGCTCCACCCGGCTACGTGCTTGTCGACGCCTTCCGCATCCCCGGACTTACCGTCGCCCAACTGCCCATCATCGGGGGCGACTCGACTGCCCGCTGCATCGCCGCAGCTAGCATTCTCGCCAAAGTCAGCCGCGACCGCCTCATCACAAAGATGGCACGGCAGTTCCCGGACTATGGGCTAGAAAAGCACAAAGGATACGCAACGGCGGCCCACATGGACGCGGTGCGCCGCCATGGAGCGAGCCGTGAACATCGTTATAGTTATGCCAACGTGAGATCCGCCCACGAACATTTCGAGAGGTCACCATGA
- the rimM gene encoding ribosome maturation factor RimM (Essential for efficient processing of 16S rRNA), with translation MTMKVQVGRVVKSHGIRGEAVVEVMTDSPEIRFADGAEITGTQAGKERVLTVESSRPHKGRLLVKFREVPDRTEAETLRGMKFFAAPLERDEDSDEFYDHELIGLKVILDNVQVGEVTGVMDTPNRKILEIDYEGREVLVPFVMDFVPEIDLDKGLMTITPPEGLLDV, from the coding sequence ATGACCATGAAGGTGCAAGTAGGGCGGGTGGTAAAGTCCCACGGGATCCGCGGGGAAGCCGTCGTTGAAGTCATGACCGATTCCCCCGAGATCCGATTCGCTGATGGCGCGGAAATCACCGGCACACAAGCCGGCAAAGAAAGAGTGCTCACCGTGGAATCTTCGCGCCCCCACAAAGGCCGACTGCTGGTGAAATTCCGGGAAGTTCCAGACCGCACCGAAGCCGAAACCTTACGCGGCATGAAATTCTTCGCCGCACCACTCGAGCGCGACGAGGACTCCGACGAGTTCTACGACCACGAGCTGATTGGTTTGAAGGTCATTCTCGACAACGTCCAGGTCGGTGAAGTCACCGGAGTGATGGACACCCCGAACCGCAAAATCCTTGAAATTGACTACGAGGGCCGCGAGGTCTTGGTGCCCTTCGTCATGGACTTCGTACCGGAAATCGACCTGGACAAGGGCCTGATGACCATCACCCCGCCGGAGGGGCTTTTGGATGTCTGA
- the lepB gene encoding signal peptidase I gives MAWYLEIPLVILLTLFFIFIIQTFIGRVYVIPSASMEPTLHGLDGKGDRIAVQKISYYFDDPQPGDVVVFKGTDSWNTQWQSTRSTNPVVAGLQQVGSWAGIVPPDENNLVKRVIATGGQTVSCQEGDPAVMVDGKPIDQSYILTPNFYPVNPTTGSDACGGDYFGPIVVPEGTYYMMGDNRTNSLDSRYHMGDEYQGAIPEENIRGKVAAIVFPLDRFGGIDAPQIQN, from the coding sequence ATGGCCTGGTATCTTGAAATCCCACTGGTGATTTTGCTGACGCTGTTTTTCATCTTCATCATCCAAACCTTCATCGGCCGCGTCTACGTCATCCCCTCAGCATCAATGGAACCGACCCTGCACGGCCTCGACGGCAAGGGCGACCGTATCGCGGTGCAAAAGATCTCCTACTACTTCGACGACCCGCAACCGGGCGACGTCGTCGTATTCAAAGGCACTGACTCCTGGAACACCCAGTGGCAATCGACCCGTTCAACGAACCCGGTCGTGGCGGGCTTGCAACAAGTCGGCTCCTGGGCTGGAATCGTGCCCCCCGATGAAAACAACCTTGTCAAGCGCGTCATTGCAACTGGCGGCCAAACTGTGTCCTGCCAAGAAGGCGACCCGGCTGTCATGGTTGACGGCAAACCGATCGACCAGTCTTATATCCTTACGCCCAACTTCTACCCGGTCAATCCCACCACCGGTTCGGATGCCTGCGGCGGCGACTACTTCGGCCCCATCGTAGTCCCCGAAGGCACCTACTACATGATGGGCGATAACCGCACGAACTCCCTGGACTCGCGCTACCACATGGGTGATGAGTACCAAGGTGCCATCCCGGAGGAAAACATCCGCGGCAAAGTCGCTGCCATCGTCTTCCCGCTCGACCGCTTCGGCGGCATCGACGCGCCACAGATCCAGAACTAA
- the trmD gene encoding tRNA (guanosine(37)-N1)-methyltransferase TrmD yields MSDPKLRLDIITIFPDYLEPLRHALLGKAIEQGIVTVGVHNLRDWAVGKHKSVDAPPLGGGPGMVMMPQVWGPALDAVAAGRAGTQLNTAAAHRNDKLRHDEVAKIAPRPYETNEDGYGALENEADKPLLLVPTPAGKPFTQKDAQAWSRERHIVFACGRYEGIDQRVFVDAAKRYRVREVSIGDYVLIGGEVATLVITEAVTRLIPGVLGNTESHEEDSFSAGLLEGPSYTKPRSWRGLDVPAVLLSGDHDKSRRWRRDQSLLRTREVRPELLEDAELDEDDYFTLYGREVQTTIQGDYGPISLKHIRRELRRSHYRHPEISLDAGRIVVRGQTTLSLEEATMTVAQAARVRGSWEGDTIEVGLESHE; encoded by the coding sequence ATGTCTGATCCGAAGCTGCGCCTCGACATCATCACCATCTTCCCCGACTACCTTGAGCCGCTGCGCCACGCACTGCTAGGCAAAGCGATCGAGCAGGGCATCGTCACAGTTGGCGTGCACAACCTGCGCGACTGGGCCGTGGGAAAACACAAATCTGTCGACGCCCCGCCGCTCGGAGGAGGCCCGGGCATGGTGATGATGCCGCAGGTGTGGGGACCGGCACTCGACGCCGTCGCCGCCGGGCGCGCTGGAACACAACTAAATACCGCCGCCGCGCACCGCAATGACAAACTCCGCCATGACGAAGTCGCAAAGATTGCCCCCAGGCCCTACGAAACAAATGAGGATGGCTATGGCGCTTTGGAAAACGAAGCTGATAAACCGCTTCTTCTTGTGCCGACACCTGCGGGCAAACCCTTCACGCAAAAAGACGCGCAGGCCTGGTCGCGCGAGCGCCATATTGTTTTTGCCTGCGGGCGCTACGAGGGCATTGACCAGAGGGTTTTCGTAGATGCTGCGAAGCGTTACCGGGTGCGCGAAGTCTCCATCGGCGACTATGTGCTCATCGGTGGGGAGGTGGCCACCCTCGTCATCACCGAGGCCGTAACCCGCCTCATTCCCGGGGTGCTGGGCAACACCGAAAGCCACGAAGAAGACAGCTTTTCCGCTGGGCTTCTCGAGGGACCCTCGTACACCAAGCCGCGTAGCTGGCGCGGCCTCGACGTCCCCGCAGTGTTGTTGTCGGGTGATCATGACAAAAGCCGACGGTGGCGCCGGGACCAGTCGCTGCTGCGCACTCGGGAAGTGCGCCCCGAGCTGTTGGAGGACGCGGAGCTAGACGAAGATGACTACTTCACGCTCTACGGCCGTGAGGTGCAAACGACAATTCAGGGGGATTATGGCCCCATTTCCCTCAAACACATCCGCCGTGAGCTGCGCCGCAGTCATTACCGTCACCCTGAGATTAGCTTGGATGCTGGTCGTATCGTGGTGAGGGGGCAGACCACTTTGAGTCTGGAGGAGGCCACCATGACCGTCGCTCAAGCTGCCCGCGTGCGTGGGAGCTGGGAAGGGGACACGATCGAGGTGGGGCTAGAATCACACGAATGA
- a CDS encoding tyrosine recombinase XerC codes for MSDSRDQLTEAIADFGEYARLVLGRSEATVRSYTSDLATLEGFVGTFADFTLPVLRRWLADSLSRGLARSTMARRTAAARAFSTWAHKQGHLASDVAARLAAPKVNRHLPKVVSAQRAAQLVEAEINDEEHQAEALRDAAMLELLYATGIRVAELVGLDLSDVDTQQLTVRVTGKGNKQRVVPFGGKAATALREWLSDGRTELALDGQKALFVGTRGKRIDPRQVRRVVERAAARIGAGELSPHSLRHSAATHMLEGGADLRVVQELLGHSSLQTTQIYTHVSAQRLAAVYQQAHPRA; via the coding sequence ATGAGTGACTCGCGGGATCAGCTCACCGAGGCTATCGCGGACTTCGGTGAGTATGCGCGTTTGGTGCTTGGCCGCAGTGAGGCAACGGTGCGCTCCTACACCTCGGATCTGGCCACGCTGGAAGGATTCGTCGGTACCTTCGCAGATTTCACCCTCCCAGTGTTGCGCAGATGGCTTGCCGATTCCCTCTCGCGTGGCCTTGCCCGTTCCACCATGGCCCGGCGCACCGCCGCCGCCCGTGCCTTTTCCACCTGGGCACACAAACAGGGCCACCTCGCTTCTGATGTCGCCGCGAGACTCGCCGCACCGAAGGTCAACCGGCATTTGCCCAAAGTGGTTTCTGCGCAGCGCGCAGCCCAACTTGTTGAAGCAGAGATCAACGACGAGGAACACCAAGCGGAAGCGTTGCGCGACGCAGCCATGCTTGAGTTGCTCTACGCTACGGGGATCCGCGTTGCGGAGCTGGTTGGGTTGGATCTCAGCGACGTGGACACCCAGCAGCTCACCGTCCGGGTAACAGGCAAGGGCAATAAGCAACGCGTGGTCCCCTTCGGCGGCAAAGCCGCCACAGCACTGCGCGAATGGTTAAGTGACGGCCGAACAGAACTGGCCTTGGACGGGCAGAAGGCACTGTTTGTCGGAACGCGGGGCAAAAGGATCGACCCGCGGCAGGTGCGTCGGGTGGTAGAACGCGCCGCCGCGCGCATCGGCGCCGGGGAACTTAGCCCGCACTCCCTGCGCCACAGCGCCGCGACCCACATGCTCGAGGGAGGTGCGGATTTGAGGGTGGTGCAAGAACTACTGGGCCATTCGAGCCTCCAGACCACGCAGATCTACACCCATGTCTCCGCGCAGCGCCTGGCGGCTGTTTATCAGCAGGCGCACCCACGCGCCTAG
- the rpsP gene encoding 30S ribosomal protein S16, translated as MAVKIKLQRLGKIRNAQYRVVIANAQARRDGKVIENIGIYHPKEEPSLIRIDSERAQYWLGVGAQPTEPVLALLKITGDWQKYKGLEGAEGTLKVAAEKPSKLELFNQALEEANNGPTAEAITEKRKKAKEEAEAKAAAEAEAAAAADAAAAAADEAAAEDKAEEAAESAESEEN; from the coding sequence TTGGCTGTCAAGATCAAGCTCCAGCGTCTCGGCAAGATCCGCAACGCTCAGTACCGTGTCGTCATCGCAAACGCGCAGGCCCGCCGCGACGGCAAGGTCATCGAAAACATCGGCATCTACCACCCGAAGGAAGAGCCGTCGTTGATCAGGATTGATTCCGAGCGCGCCCAGTACTGGCTCGGCGTTGGCGCCCAGCCGACCGAGCCGGTTCTCGCCCTGCTGAAAATCACCGGTGACTGGCAGAAATACAAGGGCCTTGAGGGTGCAGAAGGCACCCTGAAGGTTGCCGCGGAAAAGCCGTCCAAGCTTGAGCTGTTCAACCAGGCTCTCGAGGAGGCCAACAACGGCCCGACCGCCGAGGCCATCACCGAAAAGCGCAAGAAGGCTAAGGAAGAAGCAGAGGCTAAGGCTGCCGCTGAAGCAGAGGCCGCTGCCGCTGCAGATGCCGCTGCAGCCGCCGCAGATGAGGCTGCCGCAGAGGACAAGGCCGAAGAAGCTGCTGAATCTGCGGAGTCTGAGGAGAACTAA
- a CDS encoding Tex family protein: MTFIADTIAAQLKVAPQQVTAALELLGAGNTVPFISRYRKEATGGLNDGQLRLIEERNTYLTELAERKEAVLAAIEEQGQLTEDLRVRIQEADTKARVEDLYLPYKKRRKTKADIAREAGLEKLTQLLIDAPTTDPESAAEAFLAEGFEDTKAVLDGARAILVERFTTDADLVGQVRERCYDTGTIKASAVEGKETEGAKYCDYFNFSEPFRSLPSHRILALLRGESEGVLSLELDPGDESIYEGMIAQHFDLAVDVSPWLAKAVRWGWRTKLQVSSNLETRTRLREKAEQGALEVFTTNLRDVLLAAPAGQRTTLALDPGYRNGVKCAVVDGTGKVLDTTIVYPHQPQNRWAEAVKELSALSATHGVELIAVGNGTASRESEKLAGEVADLIARAGAARPTPVMVSESGASVYSASEIAAQEFPDMDVSLRSAVSIARRLQDPLAELVKVDPKSIGVGQYQHDVNQAALASSLDAVVEDAVNSVGVDLNTASVPLLERVSGLTPTIAKNIVAYRDEQGSFVSRQQLHKVPRLGPKAFEQAAGFLRIRGGDSPLDDSAVHPEAYPVVERIAQATGTATQELIGNTAVLERLRPADFADETFGIPTVTDIIAELDKPGRDPRPEFRTATFKEGVNKVSDLTPGMILEATVTNVAAFGAFVDVGVHQDGLVHVSAMSKKFISDPHDVVRSGQVVKVKVMEVDVERQRIALSLRLDDEPGQDRKKPRKNPGEKKAAGGRRQANGSMAAALKKAGFGN, encoded by the coding sequence ATGACATTTATCGCTGACACCATTGCGGCACAGCTTAAAGTCGCCCCCCAGCAGGTCACCGCCGCCCTTGAGCTGCTTGGAGCGGGCAACACCGTGCCATTTATTTCCCGCTACCGCAAAGAAGCCACCGGCGGGCTCAACGACGGGCAACTGCGCCTGATTGAGGAGCGCAACACCTACCTCACGGAACTTGCAGAGCGGAAGGAAGCGGTGCTCGCCGCTATTGAGGAGCAAGGCCAGCTCACCGAAGATCTCCGCGTGAGAATCCAGGAGGCTGACACCAAAGCGCGCGTCGAAGACCTCTACTTGCCCTACAAGAAGCGTCGCAAGACCAAGGCCGACATCGCCCGCGAGGCCGGACTAGAAAAGCTCACGCAGTTGCTTATCGACGCCCCAACGACCGACCCGGAATCCGCCGCCGAAGCCTTCCTTGCGGAGGGCTTCGAGGACACAAAAGCCGTCCTTGACGGTGCCCGCGCGATCCTAGTCGAGCGCTTCACCACCGACGCTGACCTAGTTGGGCAGGTTCGTGAGCGCTGCTACGACACCGGCACGATCAAAGCCAGCGCTGTAGAGGGAAAGGAAACCGAGGGCGCGAAGTACTGTGACTACTTCAATTTCTCGGAACCTTTCCGCAGCCTGCCCAGCCACCGCATCCTGGCTCTTTTGCGCGGGGAGTCGGAGGGGGTGCTTTCCCTCGAGCTCGACCCGGGTGATGAGTCGATCTACGAGGGCATGATCGCCCAGCACTTCGATCTTGCGGTGGATGTAAGCCCCTGGCTGGCCAAGGCTGTGCGCTGGGGGTGGAGGACCAAGCTGCAAGTCTCGTCCAACCTGGAGACGAGGACACGGCTGCGTGAGAAGGCCGAGCAGGGCGCGTTGGAGGTATTCACCACCAACCTGCGCGACGTCCTTCTCGCCGCCCCAGCCGGCCAGCGCACCACCTTGGCGCTGGACCCCGGCTACCGCAACGGTGTGAAATGCGCGGTTGTCGACGGCACCGGCAAAGTCTTAGACACCACCATCGTCTACCCGCACCAGCCCCAGAACCGTTGGGCGGAAGCGGTCAAAGAGCTCTCGGCGCTGTCGGCCACCCATGGCGTGGAGTTAATTGCTGTGGGCAACGGCACCGCCTCGCGTGAATCGGAAAAGCTCGCTGGCGAGGTCGCTGATCTCATCGCCAGGGCAGGGGCAGCTCGTCCGACACCGGTGATGGTTTCGGAATCCGGGGCGTCGGTGTACTCGGCCTCCGAGATCGCCGCGCAGGAATTTCCGGACATGGACGTTTCGCTTCGCTCGGCAGTCTCGATCGCCCGCCGTTTGCAGGACCCGCTAGCGGAATTGGTCAAGGTCGACCCCAAATCCATCGGTGTGGGTCAATACCAGCACGACGTCAACCAGGCGGCGCTTGCCAGCTCCCTTGACGCTGTGGTCGAGGACGCGGTCAACTCCGTTGGCGTTGACCTCAACACCGCATCCGTGCCGTTGCTGGAAAGAGTTTCGGGACTGACCCCGACCATCGCGAAAAACATCGTCGCCTACCGCGACGAACAGGGCAGCTTCGTCTCCCGCCAGCAGCTCCACAAGGTGCCGCGATTGGGGCCTAAAGCCTTCGAACAAGCGGCGGGCTTTTTGCGTATCCGCGGCGGAGACAGCCCCCTCGACGATTCGGCTGTTCACCCGGAGGCCTACCCGGTTGTTGAGCGTATCGCCCAGGCCACCGGCACGGCGACCCAGGAGCTAATCGGCAACACGGCGGTGCTTGAACGGCTCAGACCTGCCGATTTCGCTGACGAGACTTTCGGCATCCCGACGGTCACCGACATCATCGCCGAGCTGGATAAACCGGGGCGCGACCCGCGCCCCGAGTTTCGCACCGCTACCTTTAAGGAAGGTGTGAACAAAGTCTCGGACCTCACCCCAGGCATGATCCTGGAGGCAACGGTAACAAACGTCGCCGCGTTCGGCGCCTTTGTCGATGTCGGGGTGCACCAGGACGGGCTCGTGCACGTTTCCGCGATGAGCAAAAAATTCATTTCCGACCCACACGACGTGGTCCGCTCCGGCCAAGTAGTTAAGGTCAAGGTGATGGAGGTCGACGTGGAGCGCCAACGCATCGCACTGAGCTTAAGGCTCGACGACGAACCTGGGCAGGACAGGAAAAAGCCCCGCAAGAATCCTGGTGAGAAGAAGGCGGCGGGTGGGCGTCGTCAAGCAAACGGTTCGATGGCTGCCGCCCTGAAAAAGGCAGGATTTGGGAACTGA
- a CDS encoding YifB family Mg chelatase-like AAA ATPase, with protein sequence MALASTYSATLEGFSARTVTVEVNIGPGLPGVHMVGLGDAAVKESRDRIRTAVANSALPWPRTKVMVSLSPAHLPKAGSHFDLPVALAVIGALDPRAPLVLERTMFLGELGLGGRLRRVERILPMLLAAPEDVEHIVIPAENAAEAELLGHDRILAAHSLSEVWNWICGSCELHLPRGTLVDAPVATADFRDIAGQAEERFALEVAAAGGHHVLMVGPPGTGKSMLAERLPSILPPLKRSEMIEATAIHSVCGAASPFAGGIVASRPFIAPHPSLRQAALIGGGAGSPRPGAVSQAHHGVLFLDEASEINAAVLDSLRIPLETGVVRLTRARATVTYPAHFQLVLAANTCKCAATVPAACTCRAQERAAHLRNLSGPLRDRIDISLRTTTQDAVLNPANAESSAAIAQRVAAARERAAHRWREMDTTLNARVNSTTIRREFPATEDAMAYLAALLARGALTQRGVDRVLKLCWSLADLDASTQPNLDHVARAVDLRTADLAGIAA encoded by the coding sequence ATGGCGCTTGCTAGCACGTATTCCGCAACTTTGGAAGGTTTCAGCGCCCGCACCGTCACCGTCGAGGTCAACATCGGCCCTGGTCTGCCGGGGGTGCACATGGTCGGTTTGGGTGATGCGGCGGTCAAAGAATCGCGCGACCGGATCCGCACCGCTGTGGCCAATTCGGCTCTGCCGTGGCCGCGCACCAAGGTCATGGTCTCTCTTTCGCCCGCGCACCTTCCCAAGGCTGGGTCTCATTTCGACTTGCCTGTGGCGCTCGCTGTCATTGGGGCGCTAGACCCGAGGGCGCCGCTGGTACTCGAGCGCACGATGTTTCTCGGCGAGCTCGGTTTGGGTGGGCGCCTGCGCCGTGTCGAGAGGATTTTGCCCATGCTGCTAGCCGCACCCGAGGATGTTGAACACATAGTTATTCCCGCCGAGAACGCGGCGGAGGCCGAGCTGTTGGGCCACGACCGAATCCTCGCCGCGCACAGTTTGTCGGAGGTGTGGAACTGGATCTGCGGATCTTGCGAGCTTCACCTACCGCGGGGCACGCTTGTCGACGCCCCAGTGGCCACCGCAGACTTCCGCGACATCGCAGGCCAAGCCGAGGAGCGTTTCGCCCTCGAAGTTGCCGCCGCCGGCGGGCACCATGTGCTCATGGTGGGCCCACCCGGCACCGGCAAATCCATGCTCGCTGAACGCCTCCCGTCTATCCTTCCACCCTTGAAGCGCAGTGAAATGATCGAAGCCACCGCAATTCACTCCGTGTGCGGGGCGGCATCGCCGTTCGCGGGTGGAATTGTCGCGTCGCGTCCCTTCATCGCCCCGCACCCCTCACTGCGTCAAGCGGCCCTGATCGGCGGGGGAGCCGGCTCACCGCGCCCGGGGGCGGTGAGCCAAGCGCACCACGGTGTGCTCTTTCTCGACGAGGCATCAGAAATCAACGCCGCTGTGCTTGACTCACTCCGTATCCCTTTAGAGACAGGTGTGGTGCGCCTGACGCGGGCGCGGGCCACCGTGACCTACCCGGCGCACTTCCAACTCGTGCTCGCAGCGAACACCTGCAAATGCGCCGCGACCGTGCCTGCCGCCTGCACCTGCCGTGCCCAGGAACGCGCTGCACACCTGCGCAACTTGTCCGGGCCGCTGCGCGACCGCATCGATATTTCGTTGCGCACCACCACCCAAGACGCTGTGCTCAACCCCGCAAATGCCGAAAGCTCCGCCGCCATCGCCCAACGTGTCGCCGCAGCCCGCGAGCGTGCCGCGCACAGGTGGCGAGAAATGGATACAACCCTCAACGCCCGGGTCAACTCCACGACTATCCGGCGCGAATTCCCCGCTACCGAGGATGCCATGGCCTACCTCGCGGCTTTGCTCGCAAGAGGTGCGCTGACCCAACGCGGCGTCGACCGGGTCTTGAAACTCTGCTGGAGCCTAGCCGACCTGGATGCCTCAACCCAGCCGAACCTTGACCACGTAGCGCGCGCCGTGGACCTGCGCACCGCCGATCTCGCGGGGATTGCGGCATGA
- the rplS gene encoding 50S ribosomal protein L19, which translates to MSNGIIDLVDAGQLRDDIPNFRPGDTLGVHVKVIEGSVTRTQLFEGFVVRRQGSGIRETFTVRKVSFGIGVERTFPVHSPNIEKIEVLRKGDVRRAKLYYMRELRGKAARIKERR; encoded by the coding sequence ATGAGCAACGGCATCATTGATCTTGTCGACGCAGGCCAACTGCGCGACGACATCCCGAACTTCCGCCCGGGAGACACCCTCGGCGTCCACGTGAAGGTTATCGAAGGCTCGGTCACCCGTACCCAGCTCTTTGAAGGCTTCGTGGTTCGCCGCCAAGGCTCCGGTATCCGCGAGACATTCACCGTCCGCAAGGTCTCCTTCGGCATCGGCGTCGAGCGTACATTCCCGGTCCACTCCCCGAACATCGAGAAGATCGAGGTTCTGCGCAAGGGCGACGTGCGCCGCGCGAAGCTTTACTACATGCGCGAGCTGCGCGGCAAAGCTGCCCGCATCAAGGAGCGCCGTTAA
- a CDS encoding DNA-processing protein DprA — protein MSALESWAYLSRVVEGPSHALQQLLRAGRDADEIARGVRSRASWLGRLAKETESRYTWERSNEDLCEAKRHGFELLTPEHHGWPDEQIHTAFDLGVAASTANLEQFRERGVAPHALWVRGTVDLAGIFARSVGIVGTRAASAYGHHATADLVSGLARWQYTVVSGGALGIDTVAHETALNSGVPTVMVAACGPGVTYPRKNSSIFDRIVAAGGAVISEYPPGVAPDRHRFLTRNRLVAALTQGSVVVEASFRSGALNTLSWVNYYGRRAMAVPGPILGPGSLGANLAIRDGKAEMALSADDIHELLAPLGEVDAEGQRELEFRADPIQSLSRNELRVYDSLPVTGCAGADVVAKLAGLSIALTVHLLVDLNKKGVVRREGSKWARCKGIID, from the coding sequence ATGAGCGCGTTGGAATCGTGGGCGTATTTAAGCCGCGTTGTCGAAGGACCGAGTCACGCCCTGCAGCAGCTTTTGCGCGCCGGGCGAGACGCCGACGAGATCGCCCGCGGTGTGCGCAGCCGAGCGAGTTGGCTGGGCCGGCTGGCAAAGGAGACGGAGTCGCGCTACACCTGGGAACGCTCCAACGAGGACCTCTGTGAGGCGAAACGGCACGGCTTTGAATTGCTCACCCCGGAGCATCACGGTTGGCCAGATGAGCAAATCCACACCGCTTTCGACCTTGGGGTCGCGGCCAGCACCGCCAACTTGGAGCAATTCCGCGAGCGTGGGGTGGCCCCGCATGCGCTGTGGGTACGCGGCACAGTGGACCTGGCGGGGATCTTCGCCCGTTCCGTCGGGATCGTCGGTACTCGCGCGGCCAGTGCCTACGGCCACCACGCCACCGCGGACTTAGTTTCAGGTTTGGCGCGCTGGCAGTACACAGTGGTTTCGGGGGGAGCGTTAGGCATCGACACCGTCGCCCACGAAACTGCTCTCAACAGCGGCGTGCCAACTGTGATGGTGGCCGCGTGCGGGCCGGGAGTGACCTACCCGCGGAAAAACTCCAGTATCTTCGACCGCATTGTCGCCGCCGGGGGAGCCGTCATCAGCGAATACCCACCGGGGGTAGCGCCTGACCGGCACCGCTTCCTCACCCGCAACCGTCTCGTTGCTGCCCTGACACAGGGCAGCGTGGTGGTGGAAGCGTCCTTCCGCTCCGGGGCGCTGAATACCTTGAGTTGGGTCAATTACTACGGGCGCCGGGCGATGGCGGTACCTGGGCCGATTCTTGGACCTGGCTCTTTGGGGGCGAACCTGGCTATCCGCGACGGTAAAGCCGAGATGGCACTGAGTGCCGACGATATCCACGAGCTGCTTGCGCCGCTGGGCGAGGTCGATGCTGAAGGGCAGCGCGAGCTTGAGTTTCGCGCCGATCCGATTCAGTCGTTGTCCCGCAACGAACTGCGCGTCTACGACTCCTTGCCTGTCACTGGTTGTGCGGGGGCGGACGTGGTTGCGAAACTCGCGGGCCTGTCCATCGCGCTGACCGTGCATCTGTTGGTGGATTTGAACAAGAAAGGCGTGGTCAGGCGCGAAGGTAGCAAGTGGGCGCGATGTAAGGGGATAATCGATTAA
- a CDS encoding YraN family protein: MTQSTYEDNHLLGIAGEGFALGVYESAGYTLIDSRVRTRCGEIDLILKDEDGTIVFVEVKSRRGRSFGGAEAVTAKKLATMRRCAGQWLEEQPYSTYSKVRFDVAEVIFTSEDVQITLYEDVDHGAC, encoded by the coding sequence ATGACGCAATCAACATACGAGGACAATCATCTGCTCGGGATCGCGGGGGAGGGTTTCGCGCTCGGGGTCTACGAGTCGGCCGGCTATACGCTGATCGACTCCCGGGTGCGCACCCGCTGCGGCGAAATAGATCTGATTTTGAAAGATGAAGACGGCACCATCGTCTTTGTAGAGGTGAAATCGCGCCGTGGCCGATCCTTCGGCGGGGCGGAGGCAGTCACCGCCAAAAAGCTCGCCACCATGCGCCGCTGCGCCGGGCAGTGGCTTGAAGAACAGCCCTACAGCACCTACAGCAAGGTGCGCTTCGATGTTGCGGAGGTGATTTTTACCAGCGAGGACGTTCAGATCACGCTGTACGAGGATGTGGACCATGGCGCTTGCTAG